ATCCGTGGCCCCTTTCCAGATAGAATTTCTGGCATGAAGCGCAAAGGGCAACAAACCCTCACCCTGTTCACTGCCCTCCTCGTCGTGGCACTGGTTGCCCTGTTTCAATTCATTGCCCATCAGGTGCTGGGTTTCGAAGATGGCTACGATCACCACCACACCCTGATGGACACCACCCTCTCGGGTCTGACCGCCCTGTGTGGTTCCATGACCACTTTCGTGCTCTTGCGCCGCTCAAATGCTCCGTTGGAACGCATGAAAACCTACCCTGAGCAAGCCCTGCAGCATGGAGAAGGCAGGCGGGTGCAGGTCACCTACCAGAAAGGCAGCTCCACCATTTCAGACAATGGAAGAGGCGTGATGCACCACGTGAAACTGGGGCTGGGGTTGCAGGTCTGCAAAACCCAGATGCGCTTGAAAGGTGGGGATTTGAAGTTACAAAACACCAGCAAAGGTCCAGAATTGAAGTTGTGGTGGACATGAAAGACATCACCGTGCTCATCATCGAAGACCACCTGATGGTCCGGGCGGGAATGGTGTATCTGGTGCAGCAGGCCTGCCCGGAAGCACAAGTTCTGCAAGCGGGGTCGTTGCAGGAAGCGAGGCTGCTGGTGAGGGAAGCGGACCATGTGCTGCTTGATCTCAGTCTGCCAGATGGCAATGGGCTGGAGGTGCTGTCAGAGTTCTCTGCGCAAGCTTGCGTAACGGTGCTCACGGCC
Above is a window of Deinococcus misasensis DSM 22328 DNA encoding:
- a CDS encoding ATP-binding protein, with the protein product MKRKGQQTLTLFTALLVVALVALFQFIAHQVLGFEDGYDHHHTLMDTTLSGLTALCGSMTTFVLLRRSNAPLERMKTYPEQALQHGEGRRVQVTYQKGSSTISDNGRGVMHHVKLGLGLQVCKTQMRLKGGDLKLQNTSKGPELKLWWT